One Kitasatospora sp. MAP12-44 DNA segment encodes these proteins:
- a CDS encoding CBS domain-containing protein: MSLSQLLRRPLVGRAGEVVGRLSDVIVRLRGRDYPVVTGLVSEVGRREVFLPVEQVADFDGEHVQLTSEVVDLRPFERREGEVLLRADVLGHRVIDVADVELVRAHDLELRGRPDGWVVDGLDTAPHRPRLFGFFAGESQAQWRDWKSFEPLIGHAQSARVRGTFGRLGRLKPADIADLLEDANRTESREILQTVHADPELEADVFEELEPDSQTRLLRERSDAQIAAVLARMRADDAADAINDLPQNRRQPVLDALPAGQRTKVMTLMGFNPSSAGGLMALDILTAPPGSTVAEVLGRVSAARTLQPEALTSVHVVAEGNRLIGTATLVALLQADPDARLEQVMVTEPVRVLPDTDAEDVALLMTDYNLLTVPVVDHQDRILGVITVDDILETVIPEDWRRREPAPHPAHRTDQAAPNGPAQVTDIGG; encoded by the coding sequence GTGTCTTTGTCCCAGCTGCTGCGCCGCCCCCTGGTGGGGCGCGCCGGCGAGGTGGTGGGCCGTCTGTCCGATGTGATCGTGCGACTGCGCGGCCGCGACTACCCCGTGGTCACCGGCCTCGTCTCGGAAGTCGGTAGGCGTGAGGTCTTCCTCCCCGTCGAGCAGGTTGCGGACTTCGACGGGGAGCATGTCCAACTGACCAGCGAGGTCGTGGACCTGCGGCCCTTCGAGCGGCGCGAGGGGGAGGTGCTGCTGCGCGCGGATGTGCTCGGGCACCGGGTCATCGATGTCGCCGATGTCGAACTCGTACGGGCCCACGACCTCGAACTGCGCGGGCGCCCGGACGGGTGGGTCGTCGACGGCCTGGACACCGCCCCGCACCGGCCCCGGCTGTTCGGCTTCTTCGCGGGCGAGTCCCAGGCGCAGTGGCGGGACTGGAAGTCCTTCGAGCCGCTGATCGGCCATGCCCAGTCGGCCCGCGTGCGGGGGACGTTCGGGCGCTTGGGCCGGCTCAAGCCGGCCGACATCGCGGACCTGCTGGAGGACGCCAACCGCACCGAGTCGCGCGAGATCCTGCAGACCGTGCACGCCGATCCCGAGCTGGAGGCGGACGTCTTCGAGGAGTTGGAGCCCGACTCGCAGACCCGCCTGCTCCGGGAGCGGAGCGACGCGCAGATCGCCGCGGTCCTGGCGCGGATGCGCGCGGACGACGCCGCCGACGCGATCAACGACCTGCCGCAGAACCGCCGCCAACCGGTGCTCGACGCGCTGCCCGCCGGCCAGCGCACCAAGGTCATGACACTGATGGGCTTCAACCCCTCCAGCGCCGGCGGGCTGATGGCCCTCGACATCCTCACCGCGCCACCCGGCTCGACCGTCGCCGAGGTGCTGGGACGCGTCAGCGCTGCTCGCACCCTCCAGCCCGAGGCGCTCACCAGCGTGCACGTCGTCGCGGAGGGTAACCGGCTGATCGGCACCGCGACCCTGGTGGCCCTGCTGCAGGCCGATCCGGACGCCCGCCTTGAGCAGGTCATGGTCACCGAACCGGTCCGGGTGCTGCCCGACACCGATGCCGAGGACGTCGCCCTGCTGATGACCGACTACAACCTGCTCACCGTCCCCGTCGTCGACCACCAGGACCGCATCCTGGGCGTCATCACCGTCGACGACATCCTGGAGACGGTCATCCCCGAGGACTGGCGCCGCCGCGAACCCGCCCCGCACCCCGCCCACCGCACCGACCAGGCCGCTCCCAATGGGCCCGCGCAGGTCACGGACATCGGCGGATGA
- a CDS encoding Nramp family divalent metal transporter: protein MLDEAHLGDIEGAFGRISVGHAEDRPGLKTRLLTLLAIVGPGIIVMVGDNDAGGVATYAQAGQNYGYSLLWVLLLLIPVLIVNQEMVVRLGAVTGVGHARLINERFGKFWGWFSVGDLFVLNFLTIVTEFIGISLAAEYLGASKYWVVPTAALLLIAVTASGSFRRWERAMFALIAVSLLLIPLTLLSGPQWGQAAHHFVVPGIQGGISSDAVLLIIAIVGTTVAPWQLFFQQSNVIDKRITPRFIGYERADTVIGSLVVVVGAAALVMIADYAARGTSYAGHFTDAAGVAHALAQHSHALAVMFAIVLMDASIIGAAAVTLATSYAFGDVFNLRHSLHRGFGEAKKFYASYSLMVLLAAGIVLIPGAPLGVITEAVQALAGLLLPSASVFLLLLCNDAEVLGPWVNPRWLNLLAALIITVLLLLSATLMTTTLFPTIDVKALTVWLAIALVVALAVAAAGLGIARRRSGVPAPRPVLPAAEKLAWRMPPLALLKPVQWSPGLRLGMLALRGYLVLSAVLLLIKAIRLGGA from the coding sequence GTGCTGGACGAAGCCCATCTCGGCGACATCGAAGGCGCGTTCGGCCGCATCTCCGTCGGGCACGCCGAAGACCGCCCCGGCCTGAAGACCCGGCTGCTGACGCTGCTGGCGATCGTCGGCCCCGGCATCATCGTCATGGTCGGCGACAACGACGCCGGCGGCGTCGCCACCTACGCCCAGGCCGGGCAGAACTACGGCTACTCGCTGCTCTGGGTCCTGCTGCTGCTCATCCCCGTCCTGATCGTCAACCAGGAGATGGTGGTCCGCCTCGGAGCGGTCACCGGCGTCGGGCACGCCCGCCTGATCAACGAACGGTTCGGCAAGTTCTGGGGCTGGTTCAGCGTCGGAGACCTCTTCGTCCTCAACTTCCTGACGATCGTCACCGAGTTCATCGGCATCTCGCTCGCTGCCGAATACCTCGGCGCCTCCAAGTACTGGGTGGTGCCGACCGCCGCCCTGCTGCTGATCGCCGTCACCGCCAGCGGCTCCTTCCGCCGCTGGGAGCGCGCGATGTTCGCCCTCATCGCCGTCAGCCTGCTGCTGATCCCCCTCACCCTGCTGTCCGGACCCCAATGGGGCCAGGCCGCACACCACTTCGTCGTCCCCGGCATCCAGGGCGGCATCTCCAGCGACGCCGTCCTGCTGATCATCGCCATCGTCGGCACCACCGTCGCGCCCTGGCAACTGTTCTTCCAGCAGTCCAACGTCATCGACAAGCGCATCACCCCGCGCTTCATCGGCTACGAGCGCGCCGACACCGTCATCGGCTCCCTGGTGGTCGTCGTCGGCGCCGCCGCCCTGGTCATGATCGCCGACTACGCCGCACGCGGCACGAGCTACGCGGGCCACTTCACCGACGCCGCCGGCGTCGCCCACGCCCTCGCACAGCACAGCCACGCCCTGGCCGTGATGTTCGCGATCGTCCTGATGGACGCCAGCATCATCGGCGCCGCCGCCGTCACCCTCGCCACCAGCTATGCCTTCGGCGACGTCTTCAACCTGCGCCACTCGCTGCACCGCGGCTTCGGCGAGGCCAAGAAGTTCTACGCCTCCTACAGCCTCATGGTGCTGCTGGCCGCCGGCATCGTCCTCATCCCCGGCGCACCGCTGGGCGTGATCACCGAAGCCGTCCAGGCACTGGCCGGACTCCTTCTCCCCTCGGCCAGCGTCTTCCTGCTGCTGCTCTGCAACGACGCCGAAGTCCTCGGACCCTGGGTCAACCCCCGCTGGCTCAACCTCCTCGCCGCGCTGATCATCACCGTCCTGCTTCTGCTCTCCGCCACCCTGATGACCACCACCCTCTTCCCCACCATCGATGTCAAGGCACTCACCGTCTGGCTCGCCATCGCCCTCGTCGTCGCACTGGCCGTGGCGGCCGCCGGGCTGGGGATCGCCCGGCGCCGCTCCGGCGTCCCGGCGCCGCGACCGGTGCTGCCCGCGGCCGAGAAACTGGCCTGGCGGATGCCCCCGCTCGCCCTGCTCAAGCCCGTCCAGTGGTCCCCCGGCCTGCGGCTCGGCATGCTGGCGCTGCGCGGCTACCTCGTGCTCAGCGCCGTGCTGCTCCTCATCAAGGCCATCCGCCTCGGCGGCGCATAA
- a CDS encoding AMP-binding protein, with protein MTSRTTPGGRPVAAPVAGHDLSPFQRATLAYPHRRFHAVVERRGAGAGDLLPAVLAALEAMPVLRCALLDRPGAREGRQQPQPSRHQLSPDGRGWRLTAGTLEVSVADLADGARLRLEVSGDPLFADRATVGLLLADIESRLAGRTGRTGRTGRWGDFFAVAARHRALLDAERLLAPERHGRTPRTQSTPSPALTALGLDGLTARGEGVRVEHRVAGPGADAFARLALEALLRRLTDDAPPLAELVDIRGLLGPVRQATPGPLTQAVPHVAGPRLEASARSELARRAREAAAGRPSVLRPALAEGSAVPLFLLDQGELAVPPGWQLLRWSELRAGAVLLRSVADPGGLRLSAESTNARTAVALRTLLAMWAALLTDMVAHPDRPLQLLSVLPSSELDSLATQLTTLREPAEDLCTRLARLADQDPAAPALRDGRQTLSRSDLLGRVGALAHELGGGAAGQVVAVLARPGAGLLAGYLAAMWRGAAFLPLSPDEPPAELAEAIRRSGATVLFAGPDAPHVAVPGRTAIVALDGGAAAQDPGRPTPVPARAAACLLRTPGASGGPEFVRIPRAGLDNHLRWAAEEILADHPPFPVLASALCDASLKQLLGPLYAGGATWVPTARPHERAAMVAELSTATGPLVLNCLPSYWSELLHEAEAQAPPLALSGVARLLLGGEAPGRALLQRTRQALPAAQIWNLYGPTEATGTASMGLLLPGQETHVGHGVAGAHVVVADALGNPLPPGVHGEVWLTGPGLSPGYLHPAADGAAFAELRLGQARVSAYRSGDLGVIGRSGQLQLDGRLDTRLEVSGRWIEPAGIEQLTEGLKGVRDALVVTDDRGREGVLRVFVVGEAEPTRVLGQLRQLLPAPLTPASVTVLAAFPRLASGKVDRAALLALTTGALV; from the coding sequence ATGACCTCCCGGACCACCCCCGGCGGCCGGCCGGTGGCCGCGCCGGTCGCCGGGCACGACCTGAGCCCGTTCCAGCGCGCGACGCTGGCCTATCCCCACCGGCGCTTCCACGCCGTGGTGGAACGGCGCGGCGCCGGGGCGGGCGACCTGCTGCCGGCGGTCCTCGCCGCCCTGGAGGCCATGCCGGTCCTGCGCTGCGCCCTGCTCGACCGGCCGGGCGCACGCGAGGGCCGACAGCAACCGCAGCCCAGTCGCCACCAGTTGAGCCCCGACGGCCGGGGCTGGCGGCTGACCGCCGGCACCCTGGAGGTCAGCGTGGCCGACCTCGCTGACGGCGCCCGCCTCCGCCTCGAAGTGAGCGGCGATCCGCTGTTCGCCGACCGCGCGACGGTGGGGCTGCTGCTCGCCGACATCGAGTCCCGGCTGGCCGGCCGCACGGGCCGCACGGGCCGTACGGGCCGCTGGGGCGACTTCTTCGCCGTCGCTGCCCGGCACCGCGCACTGCTGGACGCCGAGCGGCTGCTCGCCCCGGAACGCCATGGGCGCACCCCGCGGACCCAGTCCACGCCCAGCCCCGCGCTCACCGCCCTGGGCCTGGACGGCCTGACCGCCCGCGGCGAGGGCGTCCGCGTCGAACACCGGGTGGCTGGACCGGGTGCCGACGCCTTCGCGCGCCTCGCGCTGGAGGCGCTGCTGCGCAGGCTGACCGACGACGCCCCGCCGCTGGCCGAGCTGGTCGACATCCGCGGCCTCCTGGGCCCGGTCCGGCAGGCGACCCCGGGCCCGCTCACCCAGGCGGTGCCCCACGTCGCCGGGCCCCGGCTGGAGGCCAGTGCGCGCAGCGAGCTGGCCCGTCGGGCGAGGGAGGCGGCAGCCGGGCGGCCGTCGGTCCTGCGGCCCGCGCTGGCCGAAGGATCCGCCGTCCCGCTCTTCCTGCTGGACCAGGGCGAACTCGCCGTACCGCCGGGCTGGCAGCTGCTGCGCTGGTCCGAACTGCGCGCGGGCGCCGTGCTCCTGAGATCCGTCGCCGACCCCGGCGGCCTGCGGCTGAGCGCCGAGAGCACCAATGCGCGCACGGCCGTGGCCCTGCGGACCCTGCTGGCCATGTGGGCGGCCCTGCTGACGGACATGGTGGCCCACCCGGACCGCCCGCTGCAGCTGCTCTCCGTGCTCCCGAGCAGCGAACTCGACTCGCTCGCAACCCAGTTGACCACGCTCCGGGAGCCCGCCGAGGACCTGTGCACTCGGCTGGCCCGGCTGGCCGACCAGGACCCCGCAGCTCCCGCGCTGCGGGACGGCCGGCAGACCCTCAGCCGCAGCGACCTGCTGGGCCGAGTGGGCGCTCTCGCCCACGAGTTGGGCGGCGGCGCGGCGGGCCAGGTGGTCGCCGTCCTCGCCCGGCCGGGCGCCGGTCTGCTGGCCGGCTACCTGGCAGCCATGTGGCGCGGAGCGGCCTTCCTCCCGCTGTCCCCGGACGAACCGCCGGCAGAGCTGGCCGAGGCGATCCGCCGCTCGGGCGCCACGGTGCTGTTCGCCGGCCCGGACGCCCCGCACGTCGCCGTCCCCGGGCGGACCGCCATCGTGGCGCTGGACGGCGGCGCTGCGGCGCAGGATCCAGGGCGCCCCACACCCGTCCCCGCCCGGGCGGCGGCCTGCCTGCTGCGGACCCCGGGCGCGAGCGGCGGGCCGGAGTTCGTCCGCATCCCGAGAGCCGGCCTCGACAACCACCTGCGCTGGGCCGCCGAGGAGATCCTGGCCGACCACCCGCCGTTTCCGGTGCTGGCCTCTGCGCTCTGCGACGCCAGTCTCAAGCAGCTGCTCGGCCCGCTGTACGCCGGCGGAGCCACCTGGGTCCCCACCGCGCGGCCGCACGAACGCGCCGCGATGGTCGCCGAGTTGAGCACCGCCACCGGCCCGCTCGTGCTCAACTGCCTGCCCAGCTACTGGTCGGAGCTGCTGCACGAGGCCGAGGCACAGGCGCCCCCGTTGGCGCTGTCGGGGGTGGCCCGGCTGCTGCTCGGCGGCGAGGCCCCGGGGCGGGCCCTGCTGCAGCGGACCCGGCAGGCCTTGCCAGCCGCGCAGATCTGGAACCTCTACGGCCCCACCGAGGCGACCGGCACGGCCAGCATGGGCCTGCTGCTGCCGGGCCAGGAGACGCACGTCGGCCACGGCGTCGCCGGAGCCCACGTCGTGGTGGCCGACGCCCTGGGTAACCCGCTGCCGCCCGGGGTCCACGGCGAGGTCTGGCTCACCGGGCCGGGACTGTCCCCGGGCTACCTGCACCCGGCGGCGGACGGCGCCGCCTTCGCCGAACTGCGCCTGGGACAGGCCCGGGTGAGCGCCTACCGCAGCGGGGACCTGGGCGTGATCGGGAGGTCGGGTCAGCTCCAACTGGACGGCCGCCTCGACACCCGCCTTGAAGTCTCCGGTCGATGGATCGAACCCGCGGGCATCGAGCAACTCACCGAGGGCCTCAAGGGAGTTCGCGACGCGCTGGTGGTGACGGACGATCGCGGGCGGGAAGGGGTGCTACGCGTCTTCGTGGTCGGCGAAGCCGAGCCGACCAGGGTGCTGGGCCAGCTGCGGCAACTGCTGCCCGCGCCGCTCACGCCCGCCTCGGTCACGGTCCTCGCGGCCTTCCCGCGCCTCGCGTCGGGAAAGGTCGACCGAGCCGCCCTGCTCGCCTTGACCACAGGCGCTCTGGTCTGA
- a CDS encoding HlyD family efflux transporter periplasmic adaptor subunit — protein sequence MAKPSRPVRGMNAALASGEAGVGEIRPARAPMGVKQLAVAVSVALVGSGIGVLTYNAIASRPVSFSGEVAPAHAYYLNFPNTATVQTLTVRPGDHVKAGQVLATQVSSVAAANLAAAQAAVDADNALLTQDRNPQTTADQIAQNQLDVAKAQAATTTAQGALTLAQNEAQNATAAQSTVVTSDQATLDNDTTHYALYCSATPAGPTPPAPPAPPPAALTPIPAPSASAPSPSASASHSTTPAPPTAAPSTPVGQEEFCTNLQSQLDKDSAALAQAQASLGAIQSSNQAQEQQDAGRLSQSQVVLQTAQAKVGAQGTALTPATIAQAQSQLATAQAQLASDQLALRQTSIVAPADGVVADTAGAAGDVVGPEGVRTYAGPAAQSGTLVNQQPGIQLFVPSAAPGTASSTSENGAYSAVVTVYAGPLSVTAQLPESEITAVHQGQAATLNVSATGHTVTGRISQILLDPARVPGGTYYDVTITTDSQQSDLLAGMSVDVSLG from the coding sequence ATGGCCAAGCCCTCGCGCCCCGTGCGCGGTATGAACGCGGCGCTCGCCAGCGGCGAGGCGGGGGTGGGTGAGATCAGGCCGGCCAGAGCGCCGATGGGCGTCAAGCAACTGGCGGTGGCGGTGAGCGTGGCGCTCGTCGGTTCGGGCATCGGCGTACTGACGTACAACGCGATCGCCTCGCGCCCGGTGAGCTTCAGCGGCGAGGTCGCCCCCGCACACGCCTACTACCTGAACTTTCCCAACACGGCGACGGTGCAGACACTGACCGTGCGCCCCGGCGACCACGTCAAAGCCGGCCAGGTGCTCGCGACCCAGGTGAGCAGTGTGGCGGCGGCGAACCTCGCAGCGGCGCAGGCCGCCGTCGACGCCGACAACGCCCTGCTCACGCAGGACCGGAACCCGCAGACCACCGCGGACCAGATCGCCCAGAACCAGCTCGACGTCGCCAAGGCGCAGGCCGCGACCACCACCGCACAAGGGGCCCTGACGCTCGCTCAGAACGAGGCGCAGAACGCGACCGCCGCCCAGAGCACGGTGGTCACCTCCGATCAGGCGACCCTGGACAACGACACCACGCACTACGCGCTGTACTGCTCCGCGACTCCGGCCGGGCCGACGCCTCCCGCGCCCCCGGCTCCGCCCCCGGCCGCGCTCACCCCCATACCCGCGCCCTCGGCCTCCGCGCCGTCACCCTCCGCCTCCGCCTCCCACTCGACCACCCCCGCCCCGCCCACGGCGGCACCCTCGACCCCGGTCGGCCAGGAGGAGTTCTGCACCAACCTGCAGTCCCAACTCGACAAGGACTCGGCCGCGTTGGCCCAGGCCCAGGCGAGCCTGGGAGCGATCCAGTCCTCCAACCAGGCCCAGGAGCAGCAGGACGCCGGCCGCCTCTCGCAGAGCCAGGTCGTGCTCCAGACAGCCCAGGCCAAGGTCGGCGCCCAGGGCACCGCCCTGACCCCGGCGACCATCGCCCAGGCCCAGTCGCAACTGGCCACAGCCCAGGCCCAACTGGCCTCTGACCAACTGGCGTTGCGGCAGACCTCGATCGTCGCACCGGCGGACGGGGTGGTGGCCGACACCGCGGGAGCCGCGGGTGATGTCGTCGGCCCCGAGGGCGTGCGCACCTACGCGGGTCCCGCGGCGCAGAGCGGCACCCTGGTCAACCAGCAGCCGGGCATCCAGCTGTTCGTCCCCAGCGCCGCCCCCGGCACCGCCTCCAGCACCAGCGAGAACGGCGCCTACTCCGCCGTGGTCACGGTGTACGCCGGACCGCTCAGCGTCACCGCGCAGCTGCCCGAATCCGAGATCACCGCCGTCCACCAGGGCCAGGCCGCCACGCTGAACGTCTCGGCCACCGGTCACACCGTCACCGGTCGGATCAGCCAGATCCTGCTGGACCCGGCCCGCGTGCCCGGCGGGACCTACTACGACGTCACGATCACCACGGATTCCCAGCAGTCCGACCTGCTGGCCGGCATGTCGGTCGATGTGAGCCTGGGATGA
- a CDS encoding NAD-dependent epimerase/dehydratase family protein has protein sequence MHVLVLGGDGFCGWPTALYLSDRGHDVTVVDNLSRRAIDLELEVQSLTPIRPIGERLRAWREVSGREIGFVRLDLATEYDRLAALLTELRPDAVVHFAEQRAAPYSMRSTQTKRYTVDNNVRATHNLLAALVATGTDAALVHLGTMGVYGYGWSGSAPIPEGYLTVKVPTPTGDLEREILHPAHPGSVYHLTKTLDQLMFSFYAANDQVRITDLHQGIVWGTQTEQTVRDERLVNRFDYDGDYGTVLNRFLMQAAVGHPLTVHGTGGQTRAFIHISDTVRCIEIALANPPAAGERPMVFNQVTETHRVRDLAKLVSSMTGVPVANLPNPRREDDENELIVRNDRFLGLGLEPTTLSDGLLSECTDIAERYRSRVDLTKIIARSVWRPGMTIADDLVTELLTPRPADTRP, from the coding sequence ATGCATGTCCTGGTTCTCGGCGGCGACGGATTCTGCGGGTGGCCGACCGCGCTCTACCTGTCCGATCGAGGTCACGACGTCACCGTCGTCGACAACCTGAGCCGCCGCGCGATCGACCTGGAACTCGAGGTCCAGTCGCTCACGCCCATCCGGCCCATCGGCGAGCGGCTGCGCGCGTGGCGCGAGGTCTCCGGGCGGGAGATCGGCTTCGTACGGCTCGACCTGGCCACCGAGTACGACCGGCTGGCCGCGTTACTGACCGAGCTGCGGCCCGACGCCGTCGTGCACTTCGCCGAACAGCGCGCCGCGCCCTACTCGATGCGCTCCACCCAGACCAAGCGCTACACGGTCGACAACAACGTGCGCGCCACCCACAACCTGCTCGCCGCGCTGGTCGCGACCGGGACCGACGCCGCGCTCGTCCACCTGGGCACCATGGGCGTCTACGGCTACGGCTGGTCCGGCTCCGCCCCGATCCCCGAGGGCTACCTGACCGTCAAGGTCCCCACCCCGACCGGCGATCTGGAACGCGAGATCCTGCACCCGGCCCACCCCGGCTCGGTCTACCACCTGACCAAGACCCTCGACCAGCTGATGTTCTCCTTCTACGCGGCCAACGACCAGGTCCGGATCACCGACCTGCACCAGGGCATCGTCTGGGGCACCCAGACCGAGCAGACGGTCCGCGACGAACGCCTGGTCAACCGCTTCGACTACGACGGCGACTACGGGACGGTCCTCAACCGCTTCCTGATGCAGGCCGCGGTCGGACACCCGCTGACCGTGCACGGCACCGGTGGCCAGACCCGCGCGTTCATCCACATCAGCGACACCGTCCGATGTATCGAGATCGCGCTGGCCAACCCGCCCGCCGCGGGCGAGCGGCCGATGGTCTTCAACCAGGTCACCGAGACCCACCGGGTGCGCGACCTGGCCAAGTTGGTCAGCAGCATGACCGGCGTACCGGTGGCGAACCTGCCCAACCCCCGCCGGGAGGACGACGAGAACGAACTGATCGTCCGCAACGACCGGTTCCTCGGGCTCGGGCTCGAACCCACCACCCTGTCGGACGGCCTGCTCAGCGAGTGCACCGACATCGCCGAGCGCTACCGCTCGCGCGTCGACCTCACCAAGATCATCGCCAGGTCCGTCTGGCGCCCCGGGATGACGATCGCCGACGACCTGGTGACCGAACTGCTCACGCCCCGGCCCGCGGACACCCGCCCCTAA
- a CDS encoding phosphoadenylyl-sulfate reductase, with product MGVRDSADGKSVPTALAPDTGLRTLADEADAALTDASAEEIISWAHRTFGAGLVLASSMADTHLVHLAQTVAPGIDVLFLDTGYHFAETIGTRDAVAQTYQVNLVSLTPRQSTAEQDAQYGPRLHERDPELCCALRKVEPLDRGLGPYTAWLNGMRRAESPTRARIRVVDYDAKRDMVKISPLAAWSQDDVAAYESAHGVLVNPLLQDGYTSIGCEPCTRRPLPGQDQRSGRWAGAAKTECGLHA from the coding sequence ATGGGAGTGAGAGATAGCGCCGACGGGAAATCGGTTCCCACGGCGCTCGCCCCCGACACGGGACTTCGCACACTCGCGGACGAGGCCGACGCCGCTCTGACGGACGCGAGCGCCGAGGAGATCATCTCCTGGGCGCACCGCACCTTCGGCGCGGGGCTCGTCCTCGCCTCCTCGATGGCGGACACCCACCTGGTCCATCTGGCCCAGACGGTCGCCCCCGGGATCGACGTCCTGTTCCTGGACACCGGGTACCACTTCGCCGAGACCATCGGCACCCGCGACGCCGTGGCGCAGACGTACCAGGTCAACCTGGTCTCGCTGACACCCCGTCAGAGCACCGCCGAACAGGACGCGCAGTACGGCCCGCGGCTGCACGAGCGCGACCCGGAGCTCTGCTGCGCGCTGCGCAAGGTCGAGCCGCTCGACCGGGGCTTAGGACCGTACACGGCCTGGCTCAACGGAATGCGCCGAGCGGAGTCGCCGACCCGTGCCCGCATCCGGGTGGTCGACTACGACGCCAAGCGCGACATGGTGAAGATCTCCCCGCTGGCCGCCTGGAGCCAGGACGACGTAGCGGCCTACGAGTCCGCCCACGGCGTCCTGGTCAATCCGCTGCTCCAGGACGGGTACACCTCGATCGGCTGCGAGCCGTGCACGCGGCGCCCGTTGCCCGGCCAGGACCAGCGCTCGGGCCGCTGGGCCGGCGCGGCCAAGACCGAATGCGGTCTGCACGCATGA